The Delphinus delphis chromosome 11, mDelDel1.2, whole genome shotgun sequence DNA segment CAGGAAAGGATAATTTCAAGGGGtttcaagaacaaaaaaattcagggCATTCACCTCCTAACAGGAATGTAAAACTACTAATGCTCAAGAACAAAGgatggaacccagattatgaacTCCGGAGAGACTCTGCTGTAtctcaccctccctctcccaaggGCTACTCGGAGAAGGGCTGTCAATCATAACATAGGCACGCGATGAAGGTAAGAGACTAGACAGACTTATACTTTACTCCAGCTGTCAAGCTGCAGAGAGCAACAATCAGACAAACATTCCACCAGGTATCCAAGGCGCTCCTAGGCTCGGCAGAATCACAGAGTCCAGCCCCACATCACTGTCTGGTTTAGGCTTCTTCCTCTGAAAGATACAAAAGCCACATCAAACTGGTGAATTGCTTATGATTTTCATCACCTTCACTCACAAGTGAACCCTTTCAGATGCTCACATTTCCTTCAGTCACCTCCTGGTGAAGCAGGTGAGAGAGCTTAAAGCCCATGTAGCCCACCTGGAGCATCTTTCCTCCCTCAGACCACTGGCTAACATCAGGGGCTTCCGGCGCCTTCCTCTAGATGCTTCTTCCTTGCCCTAGCCTCTAAAAGACCACTCTCCTCCCTGACCCTGTCTTGTGATCTAAAGGCTCTGGAAGCAgcttctggagccagactgactGCTACTCCAAGTGACAtctcagggaattcccagaggtTTCCATCGAGGTTGACTGTGCGTACAGAGCTTGGGCCCCAGCCGGCACATGCTCACGCCAGACTTCGGAGGGAGGCTTGCTACaaaccttcttcctcctcctcttcctcctcctcctcctcgtcgtCCTCGTCCGAGCTGAAGGTGCCGTCGGGCAGGCTATAGACGCGGATGACCTGCTTGTTGGGGTCCTTGAGGATGAGGTACTTGCCCTCCTCCAGCTTCATGCAGATGTCGATGACGCAGCGCAGGATGCCCCAGGCGTTCTCCACGCTCAGGTTGATCTGGCTGGCAAACTCATTGGGCTTGAACTGCTGGGTGCCCAGGATGACGTGGCGTGAGGAGTCTTTCACGTGGTACCGGGACACGTAACTATTGAGGGGAAGAGGAGTATTATGGGGGCGGGCAGGCGGGCACAGAGACACAGCGACGCCTGGGGTCGAGTATCAGTTAAATGTTGACACCTGGCCTGATGCTTGTcccaagaaaaaggagaaaaggccaGCCCTCGTCTCCCAACCTGCAGAACCCCCCTCCCGAAGATGAGCTCCCGGACAGGAATCTCACCCAAGCTTGAGGTACTCGGATCCGGCCAGCAAAGCACAGCAGGTCCAGCGGGCCAACTTGTAGCTGTTGTTCTTCAGCTCGGTGGCAATGACGGCCCCTCGCTGAGAATCCAGCTTCTGACGCCAGTCAACGCCATTACAGTGCTGCAGGAGGGGAGCCCCGGTTACAGGGGCCAAGGCGGGCTCCCACTGCCCACGGCCTGCTGCCACTTCTGGCAGAGAAGCAACTCCTTAGTGGGCCTGACCGGGGAGGGGCGAGCCCACAGGTAAAGCAGAGGTCAGGCTTATCTTTTAAGAGACAGGGCCTCGGTCCCTCCCTTGTGCAGCAGGTGCTCCACAGAGCGCAACTCCTCCCTTCACAAGAGCTCATCCAGACCAGGACACGCACGCACACAAGTTAAAACAACAAGCGCCACACAAGTGGTGAGGGCACGTGTTTATCACATGCTGCGCGGAGAGAAAGGGTTTTGCATGGGAGCCTCGCAGCTCCCCCATGGAGGATATTGGCAGAAGCTGGAGGTGGAGTGATCTGAGAGGGATGCGGGGAGAGACAGGCCGGTTTAGCCCCGGTGGGCGTGGAGGCCCGCAGAGAGCGAGGTCAGGGTCTGGTGCTGTgctcacacacagagacagacaaaaaGCAGAGAGACCCCGGACACCACCTTCTCCAACCACCTCTTCTGCAGATGTGGGAACCTGGCCTCAGAGTGAAGTGACGGCTGAAGGGCACACGGCAGAGACTCCTAAACTTTCTTGGTTCCTGGCAACCCTAGGCCAGAAGAAATACCAAAGAGTTCCTTTTATTAAGTAGTTAGGTCCAAACCACTTAGGGGCAGTATTCTGACAgatgtctctgggctttcttcaaaaattaaaactatccTGCAGCAGCCTTGTGAGTTTGCTGTGGCATTTTAAGGGCCTTTCCTCAAATCTGTGCTTCCTGAAGGAAGCAGTGTTTCGGACAATTAACTGGCAGAGATactgaagggagggaggagtgagTCAGGGAGGTCAGCTAACAATAGGCATCATGGAGAGGAGGGCCCTAAACTAGGGGGATGATGTCAGTGAGACCCAGAGCTGAGCAAGAAGACAGACTGCACCTGACAGCAGAATTCAGGAGTGCAAAGGAGGAGACGTTTGAGGCTCTGAGCCGAAGAGAGCAGGAGAGACAAAGCTGACGGACGGCCAAGCCAGAGGGAGCGACAAACAAGGACGTTGGAAGGACAAggtattttagaaaaaagaaaaaaaccaacaatggAATGGGAGTCAGAATAGATTTCGGGAATCATTTTTAGAGTTCAAGGATGAGGCTCggggtaggcagaattctaagatgacccCCGGTGACCCTGCTCTTGCAGAATCTGCTACCATGGAGTCTGGATAGAACGTGTGAGTATGATAAAATACCCGCGATCACGCTATCTCATGTCAAAAGGGATTCTGCAGATGGAGTTAAGGTCCCTTAAGACAGGAAGACCATCTGGGTGGGCCTCACCTAATCATGCGAGTCTCTTAAATCTGGGTGTAGAGGTCGGACACAGAGGAAGCCAGAGATTTCAAGCACGAAAAGAATCTTATGTTGCTGGTCTGAAGGTGGAGGGGACCACATGGAAAGAAATGTgggtggcctctaggagctgagcgGCCCCAGCTGACATCTGGCAAGAGAACGGGGGACCTCAATCTGacaactgcaaggaactgaattctgccaactaaaatgagcttggaagtggattttCTTCCAGAAACTCTAGCTGAGAACTCAGTTCTGCTGAAACCTTAACTttagttcttggatattctgagCAGAGAACCAAGCCACACGATGCTAGACTTCTGACCTACCAAACTATGAGCTAATGGATGTCATTTTAAGCCTCCAAGTTTCCGTTACTTTGTTATGGAGCCAAAGAAGATGAATACATGCTATATAAAGAAGTGATTATGGCAAAATGACTTGCAAAGGGGACTGACCCTAAGAGAAGGCTCCactgggggtcaaaaaggaggggaACCAGCAAAGGAAACACGTGAAGGAAGTTGAGAAACGTGTAAGACTAGATTAAGGTACTAACACAGAGGGAACAGCCATACAAATACAACAACACCATATGCTACAGGGAGGGCATGGTGGAAAGTCTATGAAAAGGCCACTGGCCCAGAGCTAAGTTCACAGCAAACCTTCCGGTGTGCTCTCAGCAGGTGATGGAGGCTGAGGAGCATCTGGGGGTGAGACTCAGCAGCCTGGAATGCTAATCCCTTGGCGCTAATGAAAGCAGAGCACAACGGCCCCCAAACTCCATCTCACTGGACCCTCGTTGAACACAGGCCCGGCCTTCCTGTCCTTGCACCAAGAATCCTTTATTCTACACAGCAGCACCGAGGAGCTCTGCCACCCATTTCAAGTTCAGGCACGTAGCCCAGGTACTTTCAGAAAGGATGACAACCCAATAATCATAGTGCACCAGCCTGAGAGAGaacagaaagaggaggaaaagcgAAGGACACGTGATTCTTTCAAGATGCCCCCTGAAGAGCGAAATCTGGGCTTATCTGAGAATCTCTGACTTCAGGAAGTGAAGGAGTTGGAAAAAGGGCGTCCGAAGGTTGAAGACCAGGTAGGGGCTGCAGTAAGCGAAAGAACAGGTCAAAAAGAAGAGCTGCACGGCATACAGGAAACCTGCCAGCCCGGCTCATAAGGAAAGATCAAAATCACGCTTgcaaagagcagaaatcaacagGAAGTGGGACTGGAACAGAGGGACAGAAAGCACTGGAAGAAGGTAATTACCTCAAACACACGATCTCTTTCTCAGTAAGTAGGGGAAAAACTCAGAAGACAAAATCTCGGTAGCCCTCTAAGTGAGGCGAGGGGCAGACAGACATAGGATGGTACTCACCCTGGAGTCCCACTCGTTGAGGGTCTTGATGTTGATGAACGACACCTCCCCGTTGGCGCCAGTCATGACGCCGTCGTGCTCACAGCGGACGATGAGGTCAATGTCGTCTCCGAGCTTCCACCTGCGGTAACTGCAAGGAAGGAGGAGCTCCTTCGGTCAGCTGAGACCCTGGATTTCAGACGCACCACCCACACAGGGCACGGGCACCAGGGAGGTGACATACCGGTAGGCCACAGAGGCAATCTCATTCTTATCCATGTCATCCTCCACAAACGGGTTTGGGTTGGGGAAGTTGTATCTTTCCTTCCCCTGCAAGGATGACAGAGGTGTCACGAGACGGCAGCAACTTGTCACCAAGGCCATCAGCCAGACCCTGCACCTCTGCTCTGTCACAGCCCTGACTAGGTCCCTAGCTCCTGAGGGGGCTCTGGGATCACTAAGTGCTGTGCATCCCTTTATCCCTTCCGAGCGCAAGCAAGCAGCCCACGGACCACAACAGATGTAACAGCTCGCGTTCAGCCCGCGCTTATGTTTGTCGCCCACGCGCTTTAGGTGTCTCATTTAAATAGCAATCTCGtccctcctgttttgtttttctccatggcACACACAGCCACTTGTCACAACATATGTGTACCCAGGGTTTACTGTCTTTCCTCCTCTGTTGTAACAAAGCTTCTGAAGGGTTGCAGCTTTGGCTGGTTGCTGTACCCCCAGCTGGGAAACAGTGAGTGCACTTGTACACAGATATTTGAAGAAAAGGTCACAATGTAGCTAAGTGAAACAAGTATTATTGGTATTctaattttacagagaagaaacatgCCCAACACCACAAAGCTAGAAACAGGTGGATCTAGGGTTCAAAGTCAGGCTGTCTGATCTTAAAGCCCAAGCTCGGATCTCCTCTGTGACAGGCAGGGACCCCGTCTATCCTCACCAATCCCACAACCCCGGGGCTGATGACCCGGCAGATGCTCAGTCGACAGCAGCTGGAGTCGACAAGCTAGAAATGGGCGCCCAGGTGCTCCCAGGGCCTCACCATCCTCAAGCACTGCTGGGAGAAGTTGTGGTTGATGTAGGTCGCTTCCATGGCCAGGTTGCGGGGTGAGTTGAAGGAGTTGCCTTCATCTTGCGGGGGCTCGTTGGCTGTCTCACTCACCGTCAGGAGGTCTGCAAGAGCGTGACACAGCCAACCACTCACGAAACAGAGTCACCGAAGAGGTGCATGGCCCTCTGGGGAGCAGTGGCGATCCAGACACACACCCTTCCTCCAAAGAACCGCCACCTGCTAACGTGGGTCCCCTGAGTGTGGGACACACTGGGGAGGAGCAGGTGCGCTTCTGGATAACTTGAGACACTAACGTTAAATTCAGTCACGATCACATGGAAGAAAGCCataccttttccttctttttggatTCCTCAAGAGAATGTttgattttattagtttttcaaCAAAGAGAAGCAACATAATCACGTCTGGCTTCACTCTATTTCTGAGTGGTTTTCATTCatcgtgtgtgtgcacacacacacacgtatggtGTAAGATACATGCGTAcgtattttttcctttgtaaatatGCTGAAGTAAAAAAGGCATCAatctaaagaaaaacattaagtaTGTACTAAAGGTGGTACAGAGAGATGACAGAAGTCAGGAAAGTGCTATTCCAATGAGTAAAAACTAGAAGCACGGTATTTGGGCACCATGAGGCCTCCGAAGGCTGACGCCCCAAGAGGGACTGCGGTGACAGTCCCTTCCCCTGTCGCTGAGGAGGCTGAGTGGGATTCTGACATGGCTGTTGACCTGTTGACGCCTGTGAGGAGACAGACCCTCTTCTACCCATTCTCTAGACCAGGGAATGGCTCTGAACCAACAAGGACACTCAGCACCTCTGTGTTGTTCCCAAACAGGCTTCTTACCAAAGTCAGAGTTGTCCCTCTTGTCAAAGAAGAGCTTGGACCCGACTCTCTGGACGACGATGTCCCAGGAATATACGGAGCGGGTGCAGCTCATCAGTGTGGCCAGAATGGCATCGGTGGCAAACACGTTCCCCTGAGTTTTTGCCAGCTGCAGAGGACAGAAGAGAGATGAGGCTACTTCAGGGTTGAACTGGCCATTCACAGCAGGGGAAGGACTCCTCTGTAAGGCGCGTTCACACCCACACCCTTGTCTGAGCAAGGCCGCAGCAAGCCAGCCAGCAAACTTGTGTCCTGGGGTCCAAGGAACTGCAGCtccctgagcacctgctgtatccCAGGAGAGCACTGCCCGATgctgccctcctcaccccagcGGCCCGTGGTAAGTACATTTACCCCGATTTACAGGTAAGAAAGCTAAggcctcagagaggtgaagccagGAAGCGCGGCAGAGCTGGGACCCGGGCCCAGCTTCACCTAACATCAACACTTATGGTCTGGCCAGCAAAGTGCTCTTATTTTCATCTAATCCTAAGTCGATTCAGAAGAGTCTTATCTACAGGGGCTTCCGAGGCCCAACCGATTCACACGCATCCCCTCATCTCTGTCCTGAGGCCTCAACGCTCCCCGTGGGCGGGCAGGTGCGGGGCAGGGGGCGCCCACCTTCCGGATGACGGGGTCGTCCGTGGTGGTGACAGTGTGGAAGATGCGCTTGATGCTCCGCAGCGGCTTCTCGCTCCTCGTGGTGATGCGGTCGAAGGCTTTGTCATAGTACTCCAGGGCCCCGCAGCACTCGCTGAGGGGAGAGCAGGCAACACGCGCTAAGTGAAGGGGAAGAAGACCACCTACTTCTTTTCTGTTAAGCCATGGATCCAAAGTCTAGAGTATGAGAGATGAAAACATTCTCTGACTCGGCTCAGTGCCTGCTCCGGGCCCTGCCCCCTCAGCTCCTGATGTGGCTCCACAGAACAGTGAGGACACAACTGATTCTGCTCTGCCTCCCCATTTTAAAGACAGGGAGGCTGAGGCCAAGACAGGGAGAGCGGCAGTTACAGAGCCCACGGCAGGCACACTGACTCCGTCTGGTGCCCCAGGTCCCCGCTAAGTTATTTCCATCTACTGGCCCTTTGAGATGAGGAGCTCTTTGAAATGTAAGCAAAAGCTTCATGACTCTTGAAGAACtgctatctttctctttctgccctcAGAGCTATAGaacttaatttttccttttgctcaGGATTTCAGGAAGTGGAAAGAAATCTGGAGTTTAACAGCAAATTTCTTTCTGCCAACAAGAGTTCTGTaacttaattcttctttttataaatttatttatttatggccgtgttgggtcttcgtttctgtgcgagggctttctctagttgcggtgagcgggggccactcttcatcgcggtgcacgggcctctcactatcgcggcctctcctgctgcggagcacaggctccagatgcgcaggctcagtagttgtggctcacgggcccagttgctccgcggcaagtgggaccttcccagaccagggttcgaacccgtgccccctgcattggcaggcagattctcaaccactgcgccaccagggaagcccacttaatTCTTCTTTTGCTCACAATGCCAGGAAGTTCAAAGACAGCtgaagttttttcttctttttggccgtgccgtaCAGCCTGTGGGATTCTAGtcccccgactagggattgaacccgtgcccttggcagtcaaagtgcggagtcctaaccactgggccgccagggagtTCCCGAGGAGGTGAGGGTTTCGTGTCAGTCAGCTCCCTTCTGCTCCCCCCTGGCATTGCTTTTTAAAACCTGTCTGTCAATCTTACGCAACACCTTTGGACATACTAGGGCTTAGGCCGACAGTCGTCACCAGCTGGTGCACACATGAGTGTGGTGGACAGTAGTAAAAGACATCACCTACATGTCCTGGGGCTCTGACACTTCCAAGTAGCGCATCTTCATTAACTGAGGAAAGTCCATCTCCTCCTTCACCTCCCAGTCACTGCGGACTTCCACCGAGGAGTCTCGGGGCTTCTGTTGGGGGAAACCATTGGAGGGGAAAAATGACAGCCAGTGCAAAACGTACGCAAAAGGCAGGTTAACGGTACGAAGGcttttactcaataaatatatccAGAACATTTACTACGTGCTGGCTGTTTTCCAGCAGCGTCCCTGACTCCTAGGAGCTTACAATCTAGAAGAGGACCGAAGGGACAAGAGCTCAGAAACAAATGGGAATTCTACTCCTCAGTAACGATGCCACCCTGGGAACATCAGCTCTTCTATATTCCTACATTTTATACAGGagctgtaacagctcctttataTTTCTCTCAGGGTATCAGCTATTTATTCTTGCTGTTACAGCAAGCACCATGTCCAGCAAAATGTAACTTCCACAGTTGTACCTTCACGCTTGCTTACATGTCTTCTACTCT contains these protein-coding regions:
- the EIF3D gene encoding eukaryotic translation initiation factor 3 subunit D, whose translation is MAKFMTPVIQDNPSGWGPCAVPEQFRDMPYQPFSKGDRLGKVADWTGATYQDKRYTNKYSSQFGGGSQYAYFHEEDETSFQLVDTARTQKTAYQRNRMRFAQRNLRRDKDRRNMLQFNLQTLPKSAKQKERERIRLQKKFQKQFGVRQKWDQKSQKPRDSSVEVRSDWEVKEEMDFPQLMKMRYLEVSEPQDIECCGALEYYDKAFDRITTRSEKPLRSIKRIFHTVTTTDDPVIRKLAKTQGNVFATDAILATLMSCTRSVYSWDIVVQRVGSKLFFDKRDNSDFDLLTVSETANEPPQDEGNSFNSPRNLAMEATYINHNFSQQCLRMGKERYNFPNPNPFVEDDMDKNEIASVAYRYRRWKLGDDIDLIVRCEHDGVMTGANGEVSFINIKTLNEWDSRHCNGVDWRQKLDSQRGAVIATELKNNSYKLARWTCCALLAGSEYLKLGYVSRYHVKDSSRHVILGTQQFKPNEFASQINLSVENAWGILRCVIDICMKLEEGKYLILKDPNKQVIRVYSLPDGTFSSDEDDEEEEEEEEEEEEEEA